The following are encoded in a window of Crocosphaera sp. UHCC 0190 genomic DNA:
- a CDS encoding ion transporter → MENKIGVIKEKITYYIDDFDSAIGITINFIILGLILLSSSIFVIETYSIPPSIFVFLKQLDTVILGIFTVEYILRFWCADSKKSFLFSFFSFVDLLSILPLFVGFLDIRYIRILRWFRVLRLFRLIDFETSIFRIKSDDGMILVRIFLILFSLIFIYSGAIYQVEHYSNPGVFKNFFDALYFSIVTMTTVGFGDVIPLSEAGRIVTVIMIFSGVILIPWQISILTQKFLQQTQQSNHICSHCGLRFHDRDANFCKICGTKL, encoded by the coding sequence ATGGAAAATAAAATAGGTGTAATTAAGGAAAAAATTACTTATTATATTGATGATTTTGATAGTGCAATTGGTATTACTATCAATTTTATTATTCTTGGACTAATTTTGCTTTCTTCATCTATTTTTGTGATTGAAACTTATTCAATACCTCCATCAATATTTGTTTTTTTAAAACAATTAGATACTGTTATTTTAGGAATATTTACTGTTGAATATATTCTACGGTTTTGGTGTGCAGATTCAAAAAAAAGCTTTTTATTCAGCTTTTTCTCTTTTGTAGATTTACTTTCTATATTACCTTTATTTGTCGGGTTTCTTGATATTCGTTATATTCGTATTCTGCGCTGGTTTAGAGTTTTAAGATTATTTCGTTTGATTGATTTTGAAACATCTATTTTTCGGATAAAATCTGACGACGGAATGATTTTAGTGAGAATATTTTTGATTTTATTTTCTCTAATTTTTATTTATTCAGGGGCAATTTATCAAGTCGAACATTATAGTAATCCTGGGGTTTTTAAGAACTTTTTTGATGCCTTATATTTTTCTATTGTCACCATGACAACTGTCGGTTTTGGTGATGTTATTCCCTTGTCTGAAGCTGGCAGAATTGTCACAGTTATTATGATTTTTTCTGGTGTTATTTTAATTCCTTGGCAAATTAGCATCTTAACTCAAAAATTTTTACAACAGACTCAACAAAGCAATCATATTTGTTCCCATTGTGGTTTAAGATTTCATGATCGAGATGCCAATTTTTGTAAGATTTGTGGAACTAAGTTATAA
- the gloB gene encoding hydroxyacylglutathione hydrolase, with product MEIKRLPAFSTNYIFLLHDPQTNQAAVVDPGESQSVIECLDKLEAKLVAIFNTHHHSDHIGGNKALIQKFPNLIVYGGSKDKGRIPGQQVYLKEGDQVEFAGNIAEIYFLPGHTFAHIAYYFSPNSSEEIGDLFCGDTLFAGGCGRLFEGTPSQMVQSLTKLRNLPDNTRVWCAHEYTLNNLQFALTVDPNNLDLQTRYHQVEKNRYLGKATVPSLLGEEKKTNPFLRWDQPILQAVLGINNPVRLFGKLRKMKDDF from the coding sequence ATGGAAATTAAAAGACTTCCTGCCTTCTCCACTAATTATATATTTTTACTGCATGATCCCCAAACTAATCAGGCTGCTGTTGTCGATCCAGGGGAATCTCAATCTGTTATAGAATGTTTAGATAAATTAGAGGCAAAATTAGTCGCTATTTTCAATACTCATCATCATTCCGATCATATTGGAGGCAATAAAGCGTTAATACAAAAGTTTCCTAATCTTATTGTTTATGGAGGTAGTAAGGACAAAGGCAGAATTCCCGGACAACAAGTATATTTAAAGGAAGGTGATCAAGTAGAATTTGCTGGTAATATAGCAGAAATTTATTTTCTTCCTGGTCATACTTTTGCTCATATTGCTTACTATTTTTCGCCTAATTCATCAGAAGAAATAGGAGACTTATTTTGTGGTGATACTCTATTTGCAGGAGGGTGTGGACGGTTATTTGAAGGAACCCCAAGTCAAATGGTTCAATCATTAACAAAACTGCGAAACTTACCTGATAATACTCGTGTTTGGTGCGCTCATGAATATACCTTAAATAATCTTCAATTTGCTTTAACTGTTGATCCCAATAATCTTGATTTACAAACCCGTTATCATCAAGTAGAGAAAAACCGTTATCTAGGAAAAGCAACCGTTCCTTCTTTATTAGGAGAAGAAAAGAAAACGAATCCTTTTTTACGATGGGATCAACCTATTTTACAAGCTGTATTAGGTATTAATAATCCGGTTAGATTGTTTGGTAAACTTAGGAAAATGAAAGATGATTTTTAA
- a CDS encoding alpha-mannosidase has translation MKITQIVDRLRELTQVNVQNNWLATSEQISPNSINFNKLQVIEANDQGYLTWEAGHKVKWLIQKILIPEQMKGYLLQGLSLRLSLAWWAEIAQIFVNGNLVQEGDLFDSSARILLSTSVQPGQEIIVALRLVSPGHDLGALMNSLLLYESDYNSIDPGFVADEITILYNYLSKFKSEQLELLEQEVNKINWSNVNNTNKFNGELIKLRQSLQPLSDRIQQRNFNIVGHAHLDMAWLWTVDETWEVAERTFRSVINLQKDFPYLTFGHTTPVLYEWIEKHRPELFKQIQASYKAGRWEILGGMWVEPDVNLVSGESIVRQLLYGQRYIKEKFGNITQVAWLIDSFGFCLQLPQILKQSGIDYFVTGKLHWNNSFKFPHGVFWWKSLDGTKLLTLMSPPNVEGVMNTHPITMTNYSIKWEQQTGLKEIFWIPGVGDHGGGPTRDMLEVSKRWQQSPFFPKIDFITAKNYLDKVNNSIDSRSDIPVWDDELYLDLHRGCYTTHADQKYFNRRSEELLYKAELWSSLVAIIEKKSVDNEIKNKLEFAWKKVLFNQFHDILPGTSIADVFVQANEDWQIVQNIGNDILEDALQCIINSIKYPSPPQINAQPIVIFNHLNWQRSEVVEIDVIDNNWNVYDLEGEKLLSQISSENKLLFLAENIPSVGYRVFWLVPGKSYVEVQKILQQNVTILENKYLRVKINSDTGNLDSIYDKINDIEVLKGQGNQLQSFQDKGQYWDAWNIDPEYHNYPLPDTELKSIETLETGPIKWRIRVIRQLGNSEFSQDYILQINSPILTIKTQVNWQETYVLVKASFPLNLTGDYTSYEIPFGTIQRTNFPKTPQQKAKWEVPALRWADLTDNSNNYGVSLLNDCKYGYDSQGDRLRLTLLKSPRWPDPNCDKGNHQFTYGIYPHKATWKDAKTVHKGYEFNIPLQVVIPNNKSDNMGILLPIFQGLEIEPNNLILAAFKPAEDGSNSWVLRCYESEGELANIQINSDLGLSLGEQLNLLEEAVNQEDNIKPWKIVSFRVGVNGR, from the coding sequence ATGAAAATAACGCAAATTGTTGATCGGTTACGGGAACTAACCCAAGTTAATGTCCAAAATAATTGGTTGGCAACTTCAGAACAGATCTCTCCCAATTCAATTAATTTTAATAAGTTACAAGTAATTGAAGCTAATGATCAAGGATATTTAACGTGGGAAGCAGGACATAAAGTTAAATGGTTAATACAAAAAATCCTGATTCCTGAACAGATGAAAGGTTATCTTTTACAGGGACTAAGCTTAAGATTATCCTTAGCTTGGTGGGCAGAAATTGCTCAAATTTTTGTCAATGGAAATCTAGTTCAAGAAGGGGATTTATTTGATTCTTCAGCGAGAATTTTATTAAGTACATCAGTTCAACCAGGACAGGAAATTATTGTCGCTTTACGCTTAGTGAGTCCAGGTCATGATCTTGGGGCATTAATGAATTCTTTATTGCTTTATGAAAGTGATTATAATTCCATTGATCCTGGATTTGTTGCCGATGAAATAACTATATTATACAATTATTTATCTAAGTTTAAATCAGAACAATTAGAATTATTGGAACAGGAAGTTAATAAAATAAACTGGAGTAATGTCAATAATACTAATAAGTTTAATGGTGAATTAATTAAGTTACGTCAAAGTTTACAACCCTTAAGTGATAGGATTCAACAGCGTAATTTTAACATAGTAGGTCATGCTCATTTAGACATGGCTTGGTTATGGACAGTTGACGAAACTTGGGAGGTTGCAGAACGGACATTTCGTTCCGTAATAAATTTACAAAAAGATTTTCCTTACCTCACATTTGGCCATACAACCCCTGTTCTTTATGAATGGATAGAAAAACATCGTCCCGAATTATTTAAGCAGATTCAAGCCTCATATAAAGCAGGTAGATGGGAAATTTTAGGGGGAATGTGGGTCGAACCAGATGTTAATTTAGTGTCAGGGGAATCCATTGTTAGACAACTTTTGTACGGACAAAGATATATTAAAGAAAAGTTTGGTAATATTACTCAAGTCGCTTGGTTAATTGATAGTTTTGGCTTTTGTTTACAGTTACCCCAAATTTTAAAACAGAGTGGGATTGATTATTTTGTAACAGGAAAACTTCACTGGAATAATAGTTTTAAATTCCCTCATGGTGTCTTTTGGTGGAAGTCTCTTGATGGCACAAAATTATTAACACTTATGTCTCCTCCTAATGTGGAAGGAGTGATGAATACTCATCCGATTACGATGACTAATTATAGTATTAAATGGGAGCAACAAACGGGGTTAAAAGAAATATTTTGGATTCCAGGAGTTGGCGATCATGGCGGTGGGCCAACCCGTGATATGTTAGAAGTTAGTAAACGTTGGCAACAGTCTCCTTTCTTTCCTAAAATTGATTTTATCACCGCTAAAAATTACCTTGATAAAGTTAATAATAGCATTGATAGCAGATCAGATATTCCGGTTTGGGATGACGAATTATATTTAGATTTACATCGCGGTTGTTATACGACTCATGCAGATCAAAAATATTTTAACCGTCGCAGTGAAGAATTATTATATAAAGCAGAATTATGGTCATCTTTAGTCGCAATAATTGAGAAAAAATCAGTTGATAATGAAATCAAGAATAAGCTAGAATTTGCTTGGAAAAAAGTCTTATTTAATCAGTTTCACGATATCTTACCAGGAACCTCTATTGCTGATGTTTTTGTACAAGCAAATGAAGATTGGCAAATAGTACAAAACATTGGCAATGATATTTTAGAAGATGCTTTACAGTGTATCATTAATTCTATTAAATACCCCTCTCCTCCTCAGATAAATGCTCAACCTATTGTTATTTTTAATCACCTAAACTGGCAAAGATCTGAAGTTGTAGAAATTGATGTTATTGATAACAACTGGAATGTTTATGATCTCGAAGGGGAAAAATTACTATCCCAAATATCCAGTGAGAATAAACTATTATTTTTAGCTGAAAATATCCCCTCTGTTGGTTATCGGGTTTTTTGGTTAGTCCCTGGTAAAAGTTATGTAGAAGTTCAGAAAATATTGCAGCAAAATGTAACTATTTTAGAGAACAAATATTTAAGAGTTAAGATTAATTCAGATACAGGAAACCTTGATAGTATTTATGACAAAATTAATGATATAGAAGTTTTAAAAGGACAAGGAAACCAGTTACAAAGTTTTCAAGATAAAGGACAATATTGGGATGCTTGGAATATTGACCCTGAATATCACAATTATCCTCTACCTGACACAGAATTAAAATCTATTGAAACCCTAGAAACTGGCCCTATTAAATGGCGAATTAGAGTAATTAGACAATTAGGTAATTCAGAATTTTCTCAAGACTATATCTTACAAATAAATTCACCTATTTTAACGATAAAAACTCAAGTAAATTGGCAAGAAACTTATGTTTTAGTCAAGGCATCTTTTCCCCTAAACTTAACAGGTGATTATACCAGTTATGAAATTCCTTTTGGAACTATTCAACGCACGAATTTTCCTAAAACTCCTCAACAAAAAGCAAAATGGGAAGTTCCAGCCTTGAGATGGGCTGATTTAACAGATAATAGCAATAACTATGGGGTCAGCTTATTAAATGACTGTAAATATGGTTATGATAGTCAAGGCGATCGCTTACGACTGACTTTATTAAAAAGTCCCCGTTGGCCTGATCCAAATTGTGACAAAGGGAACCATCAATTTACCTATGGTATTTATCCCCATAAAGCAACATGGAAAGATGCAAAAACAGTCCACAAAGGTTATGAATTTAATATTCCTTTACAGGTTGTAATTCCTAATAATAAATCTGATAATATGGGGATATTGCTGCCTATTTTTCAGGGATTAGAAATAGAACCGAATAACCTAATTTTAGCTGCCTTTAAACCAGCAGAAGATGGCTCAAATAGTTGGGTTTTGCGGTGTTATGAATCTGAAGGAGAATTAGCTAATATTCAGATTAATAGTGATTTAGGATTAAGTTTAGGTGAACAACTAAACTTATTAGAAGAAGCTGTTAATCAAGAAGATAATATCAAACCTTGGAAAATTGTTAGTTTTCGTGTAGGGGTCAACGGCCGTTGA
- a CDS encoding universal stress protein → MKTRKFSIPQFLGKDTMKFLVAVDCSESTEKVVKKAEEMAQAFSAKLWLLHIAEPEPDFLGFDTGPQSVRDHVAKRFQAEHSQIQAIAEKLRNTGIDTTALLIQGSTVETILKEAAKLDVDMIIIGSHGRNPISEIFWGSVSKGVVSKSECPILIIPTH, encoded by the coding sequence GTGAAAACTCGTAAATTCAGTATTCCCCAGTTTCTAGGGAAAGACACCATGAAGTTTCTAGTCGCAGTTGATTGTTCCGAGTCCACGGAAAAAGTTGTCAAAAAGGCTGAAGAAATGGCCCAAGCATTTTCAGCTAAACTATGGCTTTTACATATTGCAGAACCCGAACCAGATTTTTTGGGATTTGACACCGGGCCACAATCAGTCCGAGATCATGTGGCCAAAAGATTTCAGGCTGAACATTCTCAGATTCAAGCGATCGCAGAAAAATTACGAAACACAGGGATAGATACGACGGCCCTTCTGATACAAGGTTCAACAGTAGAAACCATTCTTAAAGAAGCAGCTAAGCTTGATGTAGATATGATTATTATCGGTTCTCATGGACGAAACCCCATATCTGAAATATTTTGGGGTAGTGTTAGCAAAGGAGTGGTATCTAAGTCTGAATGTCCAATTCTGATTATTCCAACCCATTGA
- the purF gene encoding amidophosphoribosyltransferase, with product MTAKKKPSLTHQLLNNPVDVDCSDYPLDKPEEACGVFGVYAPERQVAKLTYFGLYALQHRGQESAGIATLEGDVIHLHKDMGLVSQVFKEETLDQLTGKLAVGHTRYSTTGSSHRANAQPAVLKTRLGNLALAHNGNLVNTLELRQILEKRGCDFNTSTDSEMIAVAIAQEVDQGKDWLEGAISAFQLCSGAYSLVIGTPQGIMGVRDPHGIRPLVIGVLDGDPLRYVLSSETCGLDIIGAEYLRDVEPGELVWITEEGLASFHWAAEPQRKLCIFEMIYFARPDSWMHDETLYSYRVRLGHQLARESCVKADLVMGVPDSGIPAAIGFSEVSGIPYGEGLIKNRYVGRTFIQPTQKMRESGIKMKLNPLKDVLNGKRVIMVDDSIVRGTTSRKIVKALRDAGAKEVHMRISSPPVTHPCFYGIDTDNQSQLIAATKSVEEICQQIGVDSLAYLSWQGMLDVTGEDPNSFCSACFTGDYPISIPDTVKRSKLILEEAKI from the coding sequence ATGACTGCCAAAAAAAAACCCTCCCTAACTCATCAGTTATTAAACAACCCTGTTGATGTTGATTGTTCTGATTACCCCTTAGATAAACCGGAAGAAGCTTGTGGGGTTTTTGGGGTATATGCCCCCGAAAGACAAGTGGCTAAGCTTACCTATTTTGGATTATATGCCCTACAACATCGCGGCCAAGAATCGGCCGGTATTGCTACCCTAGAAGGGGATGTCATACATTTACACAAAGACATGGGGCTAGTGTCTCAAGTCTTTAAAGAAGAAACCTTAGATCAATTGACAGGCAAATTAGCCGTTGGACACACTCGCTACTCTACCACAGGCTCAAGTCATAGAGCCAATGCTCAACCTGCTGTCCTCAAAACCCGCCTCGGAAATTTAGCCCTAGCACATAATGGCAATCTTGTCAATACCTTAGAATTGCGTCAAATCTTAGAAAAACGGGGCTGTGACTTCAATACTAGCACCGATTCCGAGATGATTGCAGTGGCGATCGCCCAAGAAGTTGATCAAGGGAAGGACTGGTTAGAGGGGGCAATTAGTGCTTTTCAACTCTGTTCTGGGGCTTACAGTTTAGTGATCGGAACCCCCCAAGGGATCATGGGTGTCAGAGATCCCCATGGCATTCGTCCTCTGGTGATTGGTGTTTTAGACGGTGATCCTCTGCGTTATGTGCTGTCCTCGGAAACTTGCGGATTAGACATTATTGGGGCAGAATATTTGCGGGATGTGGAACCAGGGGAACTGGTGTGGATCACAGAGGAGGGGTTAGCCTCTTTCCATTGGGCAGCCGAACCGCAACGAAAATTATGTATCTTTGAGATGATCTATTTTGCCCGTCCTGATAGCTGGATGCACGATGAGACATTGTATAGTTATCGGGTACGTTTAGGACACCAATTAGCCAGAGAATCTTGTGTGAAAGCGGATTTAGTGATGGGGGTTCCCGACTCTGGTATTCCTGCGGCGATCGGGTTTTCTGAGGTATCGGGTATTCCTTATGGAGAAGGGTTGATTAAAAATCGTTATGTGGGACGGACTTTTATTCAACCGACGCAAAAGATGAGGGAATCTGGGATCAAAATGAAGTTAAACCCCCTCAAAGATGTGTTAAATGGTAAACGGGTCATCATGGTGGATGATTCCATTGTACGGGGAACCACTAGCCGTAAAATTGTTAAGGCGTTGCGAGATGCAGGGGCTAAAGAAGTACACATGAGAATTTCCTCTCCTCCTGTTACCCATCCTTGTTTTTATGGTATCGATACGGATAACCAAAGTCAATTAATTGCGGCCACAAAATCCGTTGAAGAAATCTGTCAACAAATTGGGGTTGACTCCTTAGCTTATTTAAGTTGGCAAGGAATGTTAGATGTGACGGGAGAAGATCCCAATAGTTTCTGTTCTGCTTGTTTTACGGGAGATTATCCGATTAGTATTCCTGATACTGTGAAGCGTTCTAAATTGATCTTAGAAGAGGCTAAGATTTAA
- the purL gene encoding phosphoribosylformylglycinamidine synthase subunit PurL — MTAPFTPEEIAAEGLKPQEYEEIVKRLGRHPNKAELGMFGVMWSEHCCYKNSRPLLKQFPTEGDRILVGPGENAGVVDLGDGLRLAFKIESHNHPSAVEPFQGAATGVGGILRDIFTMGARPIASLNSLRFGNLENARNRRIFAGVVEGISHYGNCVGVATVGGEVYFDPAYNGNPLVNAMALGLLETEDIVKSGASGIGNPVLYVGSTTGRDGMGGASFASAELTDKSMDDRPAVQVGDPFLEKSLIEACLEAFKTGAVVAAQDMGAAGITCSTSEMAANGGVGIELDLDKIPVRETGMVPYEYLLSESQERMLFVAKKGREQELIDIFHRWGLQAVVAGEVISDPIVRIFFKGEIAAEIPANALADNTPIYHHQLLETPPEYAQKAWQWTEESLPDYTAEGIEINGEFRTWNDVLLTLLDVPSIASKKWVYRQYDHQVQNNTVMLPGGADAAVIRIRPIEAKPDSCKIGVAATTDCNSRYVYLDPLEGAKAAVAEAARNLSCVGAEPLAITDNLNFGSPENAIGYWQLALACQGISEGCQELNTPVTGGNVSLYNETVDSQGKPQPIYPTPVIGMVGLIPDITKISGQGWQKEGDIIYLLGVDQKPTLGASEYLASLHKIVAGKPPIVDFCTERSVQSVCRDGIRQGWIKSAHDCAEGGLTIALAECCISGNLGAEIKLNHNNKMRLDTLLFGEVCGQIIVSVSPEYEETWETYLRQKSVNNWQKIGQVTSNKLTVVLSDNSSVINVEVKNIIDVWSNAIERRLKS, encoded by the coding sequence ATGACTGCACCCTTTACCCCCGAAGAAATAGCCGCAGAAGGACTCAAACCCCAGGAATATGAAGAAATCGTCAAACGGTTAGGAAGACACCCCAACAAAGCAGAATTAGGGATGTTTGGGGTGATGTGGTCAGAACACTGTTGTTATAAAAATTCTCGTCCTCTCCTCAAACAGTTTCCCACAGAAGGCGATCGCATTTTAGTGGGGCCGGGAGAAAATGCAGGAGTGGTTGACTTAGGAGACGGGTTAAGATTAGCCTTTAAAATTGAGTCCCATAATCATCCGTCTGCTGTCGAACCTTTTCAGGGGGCAGCAACAGGAGTAGGGGGAATTTTACGGGATATTTTTACTATGGGTGCGCGTCCCATTGCTAGTTTAAATTCTTTGCGGTTTGGGAACTTAGAAAATGCCCGAAACCGACGAATTTTTGCGGGAGTTGTTGAGGGGATATCCCACTATGGTAATTGCGTTGGGGTCGCAACTGTAGGGGGTGAAGTTTACTTTGATCCTGCTTACAATGGCAACCCTTTAGTTAATGCCATGGCCTTGGGTTTGCTGGAGACTGAAGACATCGTTAAATCGGGAGCTTCAGGTATTGGTAATCCTGTATTGTATGTGGGTTCAACTACGGGTAGAGATGGCATGGGTGGGGCCAGTTTTGCCAGTGCAGAATTAACCGATAAATCAATGGATGATCGCCCTGCTGTTCAAGTTGGTGATCCTTTCCTAGAAAAGTCTTTAATTGAAGCTTGTTTAGAAGCCTTTAAAACGGGTGCAGTGGTAGCGGCCCAAGATATGGGAGCGGCAGGAATTACTTGTTCTACCTCTGAAATGGCGGCAAATGGAGGAGTTGGCATTGAATTAGACTTAGATAAGATTCCAGTTCGGGAGACAGGAATGGTTCCTTATGAATACTTATTATCTGAGTCCCAAGAACGAATGTTATTTGTGGCAAAAAAGGGCAGGGAACAGGAATTAATTGATATTTTTCACCGTTGGGGACTGCAAGCAGTAGTAGCAGGAGAAGTGATAAGTGATCCCATTGTGAGAATTTTCTTTAAGGGAGAAATTGCCGCAGAAATTCCCGCCAACGCCTTAGCAGATAATACCCCAATTTATCATCATCAGTTGCTAGAAACGCCCCCAGAATACGCCCAAAAAGCTTGGCAATGGACAGAGGAAAGTTTACCTGACTATACAGCAGAAGGCATTGAGATTAACGGGGAATTTAGAACATGGAATGATGTCCTTTTAACTTTATTGGATGTTCCTTCTATTGCCTCTAAAAAATGGGTTTACCGTCAATACGATCATCAAGTACAAAATAATACGGTAATGTTACCAGGTGGGGCAGATGCCGCAGTCATTCGTATTCGTCCCATTGAGGCTAAACCTGATAGTTGTAAAATAGGGGTTGCTGCTACCACTGACTGTAATTCTCGTTATGTTTATTTAGACCCCTTAGAAGGGGCAAAAGCTGCTGTTGCAGAAGCGGCAAGAAACCTCAGTTGTGTGGGGGCCGAACCCTTAGCTATTACGGATAATTTGAATTTTGGTAGTCCTGAAAATGCGATTGGTTATTGGCAATTAGCCTTAGCTTGTCAAGGTATTTCTGAAGGCTGTCAAGAACTAAATACACCAGTTACAGGGGGTAATGTTTCTCTGTATAATGAGACAGTTGATAGTCAAGGAAAACCTCAACCTATTTATCCCACCCCCGTCATCGGAATGGTAGGTTTAATACCAGATATTACGAAAATTTCTGGGCAAGGCTGGCAAAAAGAAGGAGATATAATTTATTTATTAGGGGTTGACCAAAAGCCCACTTTGGGAGCCTCGGAATATTTAGCGAGTCTTCATAAAATTGTGGCAGGAAAGCCCCCGATTGTTGATTTTTGTACTGAACGTTCGGTACAGAGTGTTTGTCGTGATGGAATTCGTCAAGGTTGGATAAAATCGGCCCATGATTGTGCAGAAGGTGGGTTAACTATTGCCTTAGCTGAATGTTGTATTAGTGGAAATTTAGGGGCAGAAATCAAGCTTAATCATAATAATAAGATGCGTTTAGATACTTTATTATTTGGGGAAGTTTGCGGTCAAATTATTGTCTCTGTTAGTCCTGAATATGAGGAAACCTGGGAAACTTATCTACGTCAGAAATCAGTCAATAATTGGCAAAAGATAGGTCAGGTAACATCTAATAAACTAACTGTTGTTTTGTCTGATAATTCATCAGTTATTAATGTAGAAGTTAAGAATATTATTGATGTTTGGTCAAATGCAATTGAAAGAAGATTAAAAAGTTAA
- a CDS encoding glycosyltransferase family 39 protein: protein MQLSKKTINIILLSAIAIAVILRLINLESREFWYDEVLSLLLSTGQKINYQPPKDVPVLLANYSDLLKIPLENNPTDSVKTLANFLKGLVAEPHPFLFFLEQHFWLRLWGNSEAAMRSIIALFSLGSLVCAYGLGRYLLGNQGGLLFAALLGLNPYYLFHSLNVRMYGSLIFWVLLSSWSLMELISVNTCQDNSNHPKLSKLLWILLLIISAAAGFMTFYYFACWFLVLAALVFYLDRQRWWQYALYLTTSILVTIPWLLWGTRQQLRNADLERFASPNGLLAATLKHLQEFIDVLGIHLLLGDWVSILPTFVTTFGGILVLIVLSCCSWFLYKKQEYRLLIIGLLLGIFPLIIMLTLDVITGKFTLGFGWGRSVIFVLPGCLLLLVIAIEKVTGKFKNPAILVMLILYLTISIADFSFRPRWMFHQVADIINQQPNTPTLIVINSPAWGHILRLAYYLPSTSPISLLAQKSDKIGTDLEKSLSQKPNQYQRVIWLDSARPVWGKTSTEQEKQQVKTVLEPYYQLQQTQPLLGTWELDNFTLNLYQHK from the coding sequence ATGCAACTCTCAAAAAAAACCATTAATATCATTCTTTTAAGTGCCATTGCTATTGCTGTCATCCTGAGACTTATAAATTTAGAAAGTCGAGAATTTTGGTATGATGAGGTATTATCCTTATTACTTTCTACAGGGCAAAAAATCAATTATCAACCCCCTAAAGATGTCCCAGTATTATTAGCAAATTACAGTGATTTATTAAAAATTCCTCTTGAAAATAATCCTACTGACTCAGTGAAAACTTTGGCAAATTTTCTGAAAGGATTAGTGGCTGAACCCCATCCTTTTCTCTTCTTTCTAGAACAACATTTTTGGTTAAGACTATGGGGTAATTCTGAGGCAGCAATGCGGAGTATTATAGCATTATTTAGTCTGGGTTCTCTCGTTTGTGCTTATGGGTTGGGACGATATTTATTAGGTAATCAAGGAGGGTTATTATTTGCCGCATTATTAGGGTTAAATCCTTATTATCTTTTTCATTCTTTAAACGTAAGAATGTATGGTTCGCTCATATTTTGGGTTTTATTAAGTAGTTGGTCTTTAATGGAATTAATTTCTGTTAATACTTGTCAAGATAACTCTAATCATCCCAAATTATCTAAACTTTTATGGATATTATTATTAATCATTTCAGCAGCAGCAGGATTTATGACTTTTTATTATTTTGCTTGCTGGTTTTTGGTATTAGCTGCACTTGTTTTCTATTTAGATAGACAAAGATGGTGGCAATATGCTCTTTATTTAACTACCAGTATTCTTGTGACAATTCCTTGGTTATTATGGGGAACCAGACAACAATTAAGAAATGCAGATTTAGAAAGATTTGCTAGTCCCAATGGTTTGTTAGCAGCAACCTTGAAACATCTACAGGAATTTATTGATGTATTAGGAATTCATTTATTATTAGGAGACTGGGTGAGTATTTTACCCACTTTTGTGACAACATTCGGGGGGATTTTAGTCCTTATTGTCTTAAGCTGCTGTAGTTGGTTTTTATACAAAAAGCAAGAATATCGTCTTCTAATTATCGGGTTACTGTTAGGAATATTCCCTTTAATCATTATGTTAACTTTGGACGTTATCACAGGCAAATTTACTTTGGGTTTTGGCTGGGGACGTTCCGTTATTTTTGTACTTCCTGGTTGTTTATTGTTATTAGTTATTGCCATCGAAAAGGTGACAGGTAAGTTTAAAAACCCGGCAATTTTAGTCATGCTAATCTTATATTTAACTATTAGCATCGCTGATTTTAGTTTCCGTCCCCGTTGGATGTTTCATCAAGTCGCCGATATCATTAATCAGCAACCGAATACCCCCACATTAATTGTGATCAATTCTCCAGCTTGGGGCCATATTTTACGCTTAGCTTATTATCTTCCTAGCACTTCTCCCATTAGTTTACTCGCGCAAAAATCTGATAAAATTGGGACTGATTTAGAAAAAAGCTTAAGCCAAAAACCCAATCAATACCAAAGAGTTATTTGGTTAGATAGTGCGCGTCCCGTTTGGGGTAAAACGAGTACAGAACAAGAAAAACAGCAAGTAAAAACAGTTTTAGAACCTTACTATCAACTGCAACAAACTCAACCCTTATTAGGAACTTGGGAATTAGATAATTTTACCCTTAATCTTTATCAACATAAGTAA